Below is a window of Flammeovirga kamogawensis DNA.
CTTACTCTGATTCTTATTATGAAGAAGATGGTTTAGCTTCTTACTTTGCTCGTGCAACCTACTCTTTTAAAGGAAAATACATTCTAACAGGTACTTACAGAATGGATGGATCGTCTAAATTTAGAGGAGACAATAAATACGGACACTTTCCCTCTTTAGGTGCTGCTTGGCGTATGGGTGATGAACCTTGGATGAAAAGCCAAAATATATTTTCAGATTTCAAGTTTAGAGGTGGTTATGGTGTAACTGGTAATAACAGAATTCATGATTACGCTGCTTACTCTCAAATGTCAGTAGAAAATAATTCGGGATATATTCTTGAAGGTGAATATTACCCAGGTGTTGTTTATAATGAGTTAGCTTCTCAGGATTTGAAATGGGAAACAACTTTCCAATCTAACTTTGGTGTGGACATGGGCTTCTTAAACGATAAATTGAACGTAACTGTAGACCTTTATCAAAAGAGAACAAAAGACTTATTATTGAATGCAGAAGTACCAGAAAGTTCTGGGTTTAGTACTGTATTTATTAATGTAGGTGAGGTTCAAAATAGAGGGGTTGAATTTACTATCAGTAATGTAAATATTGATAGAAATGACTTCAAATGGACTTCTTCTTTAAACCTATCACACAACAAAAATGAAGTACTTGCCTTAAATAATGGACAAGATTATATCTTAAGTACACCAGGTCCTTGGTCTACAAGTTCACCTATTGATGAGTACATGTTTATTACTCAAGTAGGTCAGCCCGTTGGTCAGTTTTATGGTTTACAATATGAAGGACTCTATTCAAACGATGATTTTTACTATATAGATGGCAAATATGAGCTAAAACCTGGTATTCCAAATAATGGTAATGAGGTTATCCCTGGTTCGCCTAAGTATAAAGATGTGAATGGCGATGGTACTATAGACGAAAGAGATAGAACAGTAGTTGGAGATGCTACTCCATTGTTCTTTGGAGGTTTTACAAACACGGTAAAATACAAAAACTTTGATCTAGCCTTCACATTTACTTTCTCTTATGGTGGCGAATTAATTAATGCCAACAGAATAGAAAATGAATCGCCAGATGTAAACTTAAACATCAATTACTTTGAAGCTGTAGATAACCGTTATACAAAAGAAAATCCAAACGGTGATGTACATATTATTCGTGGAGATATCCAAGGAGAAAATCAAGTAGTAGGTAGACCTCCAAATGGTAATCAATTCTCTTCTCAATATGTAGAAGATGGATCTTACCTAAAACTTAAAAACATCACTTTAGGCTATACTTTCGACAAACGTATTGCTAAGAAAATAAGTGCAGAATCTATTAGAATTTACGCTTCTGCTCAAGATGTTTGGACACTTACTAACTACTCTGGGTTTGATCCTGAAGTTAGTGTAGGTGGTTACGGTGCCATGACACCTGGTTACGATTATTTGGCCTACCCAAGAGCCGCAACTTATGTAGTAGGTTTCAATATTAACTTCTAAAAAAATGAAAAGATATATAAATTGTATTTGGTTTGTATTGCTTGGTTTAGCAACAAGCTGTACTAGTCTTCTTGAAAAAGAGCCTATATCAACATCTAATGCAGAAACGTTTTATAAAACAGTAGATGATGTTGAACTAACATTAATGGGTACATACAGTGCTTTACAAGCAAAAGGTACTTATAGTGGTAATATTCCAGTTTTAATGAACACTGGAACAGATGAAGCCTTGTATTCAAGACCCTACAACAGTTGGACGACAAGTTACTATCAACATACAAGCTCAACGGAAGATATTCGTATGATTTGGAGAGATCTTTACTTTGGAATTTCTCAAGCAAATTCAACTTTAACAGGTTTATCTATTGTTGAAGGTGATGTTGAAAGAAAAACTGAAATTGAAGCTGAAGCAAGAACATTAAGGGCACTATTTTACTTAGACCTTGTTCGTTTCTTCGAGAATGTACCTCTTATATTAACGCCTACAACTGATATTGATAATTTGTACCCATCACAAGCAGAACCAATGGAAGTGTACAAGCAAATTATTGAAGATTTACAGTTTGGTACTGCACATTTAAAATGGGGTGCTGATGTACAAGCAGGTAGAGTATCTAATGCTTTAGCGCATGGCGTATTAAGCAGAGTATACCTTGACCTTGCTGGTGAACAAATGGCCAAGTATAGTGATATTTCTAAAGATGAATGTTACAAATTAGTAGTGGCTCACTCAGATTCTGTAATAAATAATGGATACCACACATTAAATAGTGATTACCCATTAATCTTTAAAAATCTAGCAAAAAACATCTACGAAACTAGAGAAGTAATCTTCCAAATTGGTTTCCAAAACATGTTAGCAGATGGTTTATCAGAAGGTGGGCAACATGGTAATTTAAATGGTCCTTCTACCAACTTTAATAACCAAACAGAGCCTTTTGCATATGCTTTTCAGTTTACAACAATTATGCATGTAAATGCTTATGAGCATGCTAACATCCCTGATGTTAATAATGTAGGTTTAATGAAAGACACTATTTTGGACCAACGTTATACTTGGAATATTGGTAACTTTAAATACAAATTAGAAGATAGCAACGACCCTACAAGTAAAAAAGCAGTGGCATTTTTGGCAACTGCAGAGAAAAATAAAAATGAGTACTACCCTGGTAAGTTCAGAAGGGTAAACCATAATTTAGTAGGATTTGATGCAGATGGTGAGCCTATCTATGACGTAAGTACATTAGAAGTTGGAGCTATTGCAAAAAATGAAACAAATATAGATTTCCCTTATATGCGTTATGCAGAAATTTTCTTAAATAAAGCAGAAGCAGAATATGAGTTAGGAAATTTAGATGCGGCAAAACTAAGTTTAAACAAGATCAGAAATAGAGCTGGTTTAGAAGACTATGCTTTAAATAATGATCGCCTACAAAGTAGCATTCGTGACGAAAGAATGAGAGAACTTTGCTATGAAGGTTTCAGAAAGAAAGACCTAATTCGTTGGGGGATTTTAGCAGATAGATTACATGAGTTAAAAGAGCAAATGCTCCTATCAGATCTTGATCCAGCCTCTGGAAAATACTTCTTATTTAGAGCAAGTGATTACGTTAAATATCCTAAGCATTCTGTATTGCCAATTCCAAATAGAGAGATAACAAACAACCCTAACCTAGTGCAACATACGTATTGGCAATAATTGTTTTTTCTTTAACTGATTTAAGATTTTATTAAAATGAAAAGAAATATATACTTCCTCTTTGTTACTGTCATGATCGCTCTTTTGAGTAGTTCATGTCAGCAACAAGAAAAGGAAAACATTGAAAAAGGTACTGTTCGTTTATCAGATATTTTAGTAACAAACCACATGAGCAATGCGAAAGTTACTACTACAGATGGTTCTGATTTTAGAGTTGAATTAAGAACAGACCCTCAGATTCCAGGTGAATACCTCGGTACTGTTGCAGAAATTGAAGGAAAAGATATGCTTCTAAATGTTGGTGCATATTATATCTATGTTGCATCTAAAGAGTTATCAGATACATTTATAGCTCCTAGCTTTACAGCTGCTCCATATTATGATGGAGTATCTGAAGAGGTTTTTGTTAAAGCAGGCGTAACCTACTCAGCTTCCGTTATCTGTAAAATTAGAAATACAAAAATTGGTATTTCTTATACTGATGCATACAAAACAAAATACCCTACAAGATCGGTAACTTTTACTACCGCTTCTGGAGAAAGTTTAGTTTTTAGTGGAGATACTGAAACTCAATTTGGGTTATTTGATCCAAGAGATGGTGGGTATACTGCAGTTGTTTCTGCAACAGATGTAGACAATAAAACGATTACACAAACTTTCATGATCGAACAACCTCAAGCAAACGAATTCTATTCTATTTCAATTCAATTACCAAGTAGTACAAGTGCTACTCTAGTTAAATCAATTGAAAAGTCAACTTTTTAAACGTCTCTAAAAATGAAATTCATAAAATATATCATTGGGTTCTTAGGAGTGGCGTTACTGTTCACTTCATGCGATACTACAAAAGAAGAAAGTGCACCTATCTCTAAAGGAAAAGGGGCTGTTCAACTTTTAGACGCTAAAGTTTTAGATTTACAATTTGGCAAACTTGTTCCCTCTTTTGATCTTGTAACAGATACCTTTACAGTAGAGTTAAGAACGGAACAACATGCAGAAGGAATTGACTTAGGAAAAGTTTTCGAAATCAAAGGAAAGAAAATTGAAGTAGTTCCAGGTAATTATGTTCTTTGTGTTCATTCAAATAATAAATCAGTTGCTGCATTTGATATGCCTTATTACGCAGGTTGGTCTTCTTCTTTTGATATTAAAGAAGGTGAATTATTCACAATAGATAATGTGATGACGCAAATTCAAAATATTGCCGTTACCATTGATTATACTACAGCAACTAAAAATACATTTTCAAACCGTGAGGTAATCATCAATACATTATCTAATCATTCTTTAGTGTACAGTAACCAAACGGGAACCGATGCTAAAATTGGTTATTTTGATGCTACAGATGTGCCTTTAACTGCAAACGTTCTATTATTAGACCAAGTAACTGGAAAAGAATACACTACATCTTTTGCCATAGATGGTGCTAAAATGGAATATACTTACACAATTGATGTAAATACAACGACGCCAGAAGATACACAAGGTGCTGTAAAATTTAATGTTACAATTTCTGACGAGATGAAAGAAATACCTTTAACGTGGGTTGTACAAGGAGAAAAAACAGTTATTTGGTCTGATGGTTTTAGTGAAATGGCGGAGGATGAAAATGTTGTTTTAGCAGATTTAGACTTAGATCAATCTACTGCAGATGGTCCATTTACTGTTGGTGGCTACACTGTGTATTCAGATTTTGGCGATGTAGGTTACAATAAAAATACAGGAGATGTAGATACGAATAAATTGTCGGTATGGCTGTTTGGTCAGAATGGTGCTTATTCATCTACAGGTGAAAACGAAACTGTACCTGGATTCTATTTTAGATCTAACGAAGCTGCAAATAGAGATTGGTTAATCTCTCCAGAAATTGATTTAACCAACTGCTCTCAATTAGAATTTGAATATTATGCCGTTACCCTATTTGGTGGCGATGATTCTAATACAAATATTCAGATTTCTCTTATTGATGCTACTGAATACAATGAAAATGACATCCCTAATTTACCTTGGGTGGAAATAGAAAATAACGAAGAAAAATCAAGCATTAAAACTGCTTTAAGGTTTGAAGGTGACATCCAAGCATTTGAAGGTAAAAAAGTACGCATTGCTTTTTACTCTCAATCTACTAATAAAGACGGTAGTTTTAATCCAGACTTTTTAGACAAACAATACATGTCAAGAGGTCGTCATCTTACTTCTTTATCTATCAAAGGCTACAAAAACTAGAAAATTATGAAAAAGTTACTTATTTATATTTCTGCAATGTTGTGTATCACTTCATGCTTAAATCCAGAGTACCCTAGCCATATCAATACTAATTTTGAAAATGAATTAGAAGGTGAATGGGCCAATGCTAAAATAACCTTACCTAGTGAAGAAGTTACAGATTTTTCTACCATTCAAACAATCTCTTTCACAGGGTCTGATAACAGAGTTACAATGAACATACTCCTTGAAGATGGAAGAGATACGGTCCAATATGGAGTTTGGAAATACTCTACTGTAGAACAACAAGCCATGGACTCTACCAATATGCGCGTATATACTTGCAATGAGCCTTACTCTTATACGGAGTATGTGAAATTATTAGCCGAAAGTGGAGAAGATTTAGAAGACATCGTATTTGTACCTTTTAATTTAGATAACAACAACCTGTCTTTTACATTAACAGATACTACAAGCCAATTAGTTATTGGTACCGTTAATATGACAAAAAAATAGGTAAGTAATACCGCAAAAAAAGAGCGACATTTCAATATGGAATGTCGCTCTTTTTGTTCTTTTCAAATTGATAAATACATTAAGATTAATATCAAGAATATTAAAAGTATTGATATGAGAATAGCACCATATTGGATTTCTTTTTTTGTATTTGAGTTTTCCTCAGATGTAACATAAAGTGTATACATGTTACCAAACATACAACCTGATGTAAACCATATCAATACATTTATTAAATCTTTATCAACAACATCAGTATAAGAAAATGTAAATAAAACTATCAAAAATATATTAGAGAGAGTCAATAATATTTTTTCTTTACCAAAGATATTATCAATTATTTTCTTCATAAAAAAAACAGTTTAACATTCTGATGAGCAATTACATATTGCGATAGTCATTCTCGCTACTCCATAGGCTGCTCCTACACAACCTAACCCTCCATTTCCAGGACATGAAACAAGTGCCATCGATGACCCTAAAAACCAACCACCTAAAGCCAAATAGTCTAAACATTGTACTCTTTTATTAGATAGGGTTTGGTGTGGATATATTAATCGATGAGTTTTATACATTTCAATTCTTTTTTTAGAAATATATTCACCTAATAAATGATTATCTGGAATATGTTTTTTGCATTCAGTTATTAAATTACTTATTTCATTTAATAATAATTCACTTGTACCTAATAACTGAAATGCTTCAACAGGATCTAAATTTGACTTTCTTAAAGAACTTTCATTTTCAAAAGACGCATTATCCATCCACGTTTTACGAGTAACCCAAGCATTTATTAATCTAAGGTTTTATAGAGATATCTCTTTACCTTTTCTCTGTTTAAGATTAATTCTTCAAAATCGTAGTTACGTCTATTTATTAGATAACCTTCTTCCTTGAAAACATTAATAACCTTTCTCAAATTTTGGCTTTTTCCCTTTAATAATTGAAATTGAGTTTTTAAAGATTCACTAGTTTCTATAAACCTATAAAGAAAAAAGTTACCAATTACTCCGTATTCTCTTCCATAAATAATTTTAACATCAAGATATTGACCAGTCTTCATGTTCTCAAATGCACATTCAGCACCATGAAAGAAGTAATTCCATGATGAATTAATTTGTCCTCTCTGATTTTTACTTTTATTTCTTTTTAGATCATTAATTTGAGCAAAATCATTTAGATCAATTTCAAAAATACTTGCCATCAAATTCATCATTTCATGTGCTTTTCTATCGAACTCTATAAAACATTGTAAGAAACCATCTAAATTAGAAATTACATATTGTGTTGTTATTGAATTTTCTAATATTAAAATTTTAGACCAAGCAATGTAATAGATTAATTTGGCTTGAAATTTTGATTCCAATTGCTTTAGTATGTTTTCATCTACAATCACATTCGTAATTGCGATTTGAGAATCTATAGATTCTTCAATTATTCTTTCTAACTCTTGAAATGAAGCTTTTTTGTTTTGGAAATCTATTGATATTTTATTGTCCATTCAATTTATTGGAGATAATTACAAAAAACATAACACAATTTATTTTCTATAATCAATACTAAATTCATTTAGTAAAACGATGTCTAAGTTTGTTCTTGATGTTTTAGTTATCAAAAAGAAAAGCTTATTAATCATATGTAAATTGTTGATAATAATTGAGAAAATCAATTGATATATCCTTCATCAGATCAACCATGGGTTGGTTTAAAATTGTAAATACATTTTTTGATATAGTTACCTCACTAAAAATTGATTTACAATTTCCATCAAAATGTTTTTTTGATCTGTAAATACCTCGTGACCACAAAAGGGAATATTTGCCAAATCAGCGGCATTGATTAATTCAGATAATTCAAATGATGATTGCTTACTGCATAAATGGTCTTTATCCCCACGGATTATTAAGGTTGGGCAGTCTATATTTTGTACTGTTTCATCTGGATGACCCGTTGATGTTTCATCAATCCACATTTTGACCATAGCCTTGGTTAGTTTATCAAAATCTGGATCAAGGTTTAGATTTTGATACTGTTCATACGTTTCTGGAAACCTTTCTTTCCATTTTTCTGAT
It encodes the following:
- a CDS encoding DUF4493 domain-containing protein, whose protein sequence is MKRNIYFLFVTVMIALLSSSCQQQEKENIEKGTVRLSDILVTNHMSNAKVTTTDGSDFRVELRTDPQIPGEYLGTVAEIEGKDMLLNVGAYYIYVASKELSDTFIAPSFTAAPYYDGVSEEVFVKAGVTYSASVICKIRNTKIGISYTDAYKTKYPTRSVTFTTASGESLVFSGDTETQFGLFDPRDGGYTAVVSATDVDNKTITQTFMIEQPQANEFYSISIQLPSSTSATLVKSIEKSTF
- a CDS encoding DUF6896 domain-containing protein: MDNKISIDFQNKKASFQELERIIEESIDSQIAITNVIVDENILKQLESKFQAKLIYYIAWSKILILENSITTQYVISNLDGFLQCFIEFDRKAHEMMNLMASIFEIDLNDFAQINDLKRNKSKNQRGQINSSWNYFFHGAECAFENMKTGQYLDVKIIYGREYGVIGNFFLYRFIETSESLKTQFQLLKGKSQNLRKVINVFKEEGYLINRRNYDFEELILNREKVKRYLYKTLD
- a CDS encoding DUF4493 domain-containing protein, with protein sequence MKFIKYIIGFLGVALLFTSCDTTKEESAPISKGKGAVQLLDAKVLDLQFGKLVPSFDLVTDTFTVELRTEQHAEGIDLGKVFEIKGKKIEVVPGNYVLCVHSNNKSVAAFDMPYYAGWSSSFDIKEGELFTIDNVMTQIQNIAVTIDYTTATKNTFSNREVIINTLSNHSLVYSNQTGTDAKIGYFDATDVPLTANVLLLDQVTGKEYTTSFAIDGAKMEYTYTIDVNTTTPEDTQGAVKFNVTISDEMKEIPLTWVVQGEKTVIWSDGFSEMAEDENVVLADLDLDQSTADGPFTVGGYTVYSDFGDVGYNKNTGDVDTNKLSVWLFGQNGAYSSTGENETVPGFYFRSNEAANRDWLISPEIDLTNCSQLEFEYYAVTLFGGDDSNTNIQISLIDATEYNENDIPNLPWVEIENNEEKSSIKTALRFEGDIQAFEGKKVRIAFYSQSTNKDGSFNPDFLDKQYMSRGRHLTSLSIKGYKN
- a CDS encoding RagB/SusD family nutrient uptake outer membrane protein, encoding MKRYINCIWFVLLGLATSCTSLLEKEPISTSNAETFYKTVDDVELTLMGTYSALQAKGTYSGNIPVLMNTGTDEALYSRPYNSWTTSYYQHTSSTEDIRMIWRDLYFGISQANSTLTGLSIVEGDVERKTEIEAEARTLRALFYLDLVRFFENVPLILTPTTDIDNLYPSQAEPMEVYKQIIEDLQFGTAHLKWGADVQAGRVSNALAHGVLSRVYLDLAGEQMAKYSDISKDECYKLVVAHSDSVINNGYHTLNSDYPLIFKNLAKNIYETREVIFQIGFQNMLADGLSEGGQHGNLNGPSTNFNNQTEPFAYAFQFTTIMHVNAYEHANIPDVNNVGLMKDTILDQRYTWNIGNFKYKLEDSNDPTSKKAVAFLATAEKNKNEYYPGKFRRVNHNLVGFDADGEPIYDVSTLEVGAIAKNETNIDFPYMRYAEIFLNKAEAEYELGNLDAAKLSLNKIRNRAGLEDYALNNDRLQSSIRDERMRELCYEGFRKKDLIRWGILADRLHELKEQMLLSDLDPASGKYFLFRASDYVKYPKHSVLPIPNREITNNPNLVQHTYWQ